The following coding sequences are from one Triplophysa dalaica isolate WHDGS20190420 chromosome 12, ASM1584641v1, whole genome shotgun sequence window:
- the fabp10a gene encoding fatty acid-binding protein 10-A, liver basic, protein MAFSGTWQVYVQENYEEFLRAISLPEDVIKLAKDVKPVTEIQQNGNDFKITSKTPGKSVTNSFTIGKEAEINTMDGKKLKCIVKLDGGKLVCDTDRFSHIQEIKGGEMIETLTVSGTTMIRKSKKI, encoded by the exons ATGGCCTTCAGCGGAACATGGCAGGTGTACGTTCAGGAGAATTATGAAGAATTCCTCAGAGCCATCT CACTGCCAGAAGACGTCATTAAACTGGCCAAAGATGTCAAACCTGTGACAGAAATCCAACAAAACGGCAACGACTTTAAAATCACATCCAAGACACCTGGAAAATCCGTCACTAACTCCTTCACCATCGGCAAAGAAGCTGAAATTAACACCATGGACGGCAAGAAGCTGAAG TGCATTGTCAAATTGGATGGTGGAAAGCTGGTGTGTGACACAGATCGATTCTCTCACATCCAGGAGATCAAGGGAGGAGAGATGATTGAG acgCTGACAGTAAGTGGAACCACCATGATCAGAAAGAGTAAAAAGATTTAA